Proteins from a single region of Desulfobacter postgatei 2ac9:
- a CDS encoding SEC-C metal-binding domain-containing protein yields the protein MQILLNPTKQTNVETKIARNDPCPCGSGKKYKKCCG from the coding sequence TTGCAAATTTTATTAAATCCGACAAAGCAAACGAACGTCGAAACAAAAATCGCCCGCAATGACCCTTGCCCATGCGGAAGCGGGAAAAAGTATAAAAAATGCTGCGGGTAA
- a CDS encoding cold-shock protein produces MSNGIVKWFSESKGFGFIEHAGGGKDVFVHHSGINASGFKVLNEGDHVSFDIEDGPKGPSAANVTVI; encoded by the coding sequence ATGTCAAACGGTATAGTAAAATGGTTTAGCGAGTCAAAAGGTTTTGGATTTATTGAACATGCAGGTGGCGGCAAAGATGTGTTTGTGCATCATTCAGGCATCAATGCATCCGGCTTTAAAGTTCTCAATGAAGGTGATCACGTATCATTCGACATTGAAGACGGTCCCAAAGGACCATCAGCTGCAAATGTGACTGTGATTTAA
- a CDS encoding phytochelatin synthase family protein, producing the protein MKNKSAFWGMMMNLFRFCIVRTYLAIRYFFHWITRTGSFAPGQARHITPSPGLSKGPGLPAALFRHHVKQYHESSCSVASVVCVVNVLRERYESPGPTITQQAILEKVRTAHWKERMEPGGYEGRRGLPLAVLSAVVKDSLVAYSIPFKKVEMIRGSLNQRRARVRQQILGHLKKFQFFNSCLIIAHFDQGAFIKELNIPHISPVGGFDPSTGFVTILDVDPDQKFSYRIPFNTFYKGISTPYAGVFRPFGYDRGGVVVIHLN; encoded by the coding sequence GTGAAAAATAAATCAGCCTTTTGGGGTATGATGATGAATCTTTTCAGATTTTGCATCGTCCGCACTTACCTGGCCATCAGGTATTTTTTTCACTGGATCACGCGCACGGGCAGTTTTGCTCCGGGCCAGGCAAGGCATATCACTCCGTCCCCAGGACTGTCCAAAGGGCCAGGCCTTCCGGCTGCCCTGTTTCGCCACCATGTCAAACAATACCATGAATCTTCGTGTTCCGTGGCGTCGGTGGTCTGTGTGGTCAATGTGTTAAGGGAGCGGTACGAATCCCCCGGTCCGACGATTACCCAGCAGGCCATTCTGGAAAAAGTGAGAACAGCCCACTGGAAAGAGCGCATGGAACCGGGCGGATACGAGGGACGGCGGGGGTTGCCGCTGGCGGTTCTTTCGGCTGTGGTGAAAGACAGTCTTGTGGCCTATAGTATCCCCTTTAAAAAGGTTGAAATGATCCGGGGTTCCTTAAACCAGCGCAGGGCCAGGGTAAGGCAGCAGATTCTTGGGCACCTTAAAAAATTTCAATTTTTCAATAGTTGTCTGATTATTGCCCATTTTGACCAGGGTGCGTTTATAAAGGAATTGAACATTCCCCATATTTCGCCTGTGGGAGGCTTTGATCCGTCAACCGGTTTTGTCACCATCCTGGATGTTGACCCGGACCAGAAGTTTTCCTACCGCATCCCCTTCAATACCTTTTACAAAGGTATCTCCACCCCATACGCCGGGGTGTTCAGGCCTTTTGGGTATGACCGGGGAGGGGTTGTTGTCATTCATCTGAATTAA